A window from Drosophila subobscura isolate 14011-0131.10 chromosome O, UCBerk_Dsub_1.0, whole genome shotgun sequence encodes these proteins:
- the LOC117899118 gene encoding GILT-like protein 1: MSHKLIGACLLLSCLVAAVHSAAKVPIAIYYESLCPDSAKFITEQLYPAVKGELRDVVDLTFVPFGKSQFFTQGSEVTFTCHHGPNECYGNKVHACAIEHIQANSYQIEYTRESLTLDFINCLMRAGKNFPDNVYPGQRCATENHINNWENIKTCANTTEGSQLLRKAGEATGRLKEPLTSVPSVLFNEQFEKKVNDRAQVNFIGTLCQYVSAPQPRICAQHNAAVPTGLASVSAILSSLLGLWFIRSFY, translated from the exons AGTCACAAATTGATtggtgcctgcctgctgctgagcTGCCTGGTCGCCGCTGTCCACAGTGCTGCGAAG GTGCCCATTGCCATTTACTACGAGTCCCTGTGCCCGGACAGCGCCAAGTTCATTACGGAGCAACTCTATCCGGCCGTAAAGGGGGAGCTGCGCGATGTTGTGGATCTCACATTTGTGCCGTTCGGCAAGTCCCAG TTCTTTACGCAGGGCTCCGAGGTGACCTTCACCTGCCACCATGGACCGAACGAGTGCTACGGCAACAAGGTGCATGCCTGCGCCATCGAGCACATCCAGGCCAACTCCTACCAGATTGAGTACACGCGCGAATCGCTCACCCTCGACTTTATCAACTGCCTGATGCGTGCCGGCAAGAACTTCCCGGACAACGTGTACCCCGGCCAGCGCTGCGCCACCGAGAACCACATCAACAACTGGGAGAACATCAAGACCTGCGCCAACACCACCGAGGGCAGTCAGCTGCTGCGTAAGGCCGGCGAAGCCACCGGCCGGCTAAAGGAGCCCCTCACCAGCGTGCCCAGCGTGCTCTTCAATGAG CAATTCGAGAAGAAGGTCAACGATCGTGCCCAGGTCAACTTCATTGGCACCCTCTGCCAGTACGTCTCTGCGCCCCAGCCCCGCATCTGCGCTCAGCACAATGCCGCCGTACCCACTGGCCTGGCCAGCGTAAGCGCCATCCTTAGCTCCCTGCTGGGTCTTTGGTTTATCCGCTCCTTCTACTAA